A single region of the bacterium genome encodes:
- a CDS encoding queuosine precursor transporter: MSQPIHQPTYRMLPAITGFFVAILLISNIASSKLVQLGYFTFDGGTILFPLSYIFGDILTEVYGFRIARRTIWIGLAAQLLAVVTFAFVGSLPYPSEWMAQSSYDSILTTTLRIVAASIIAYLFGSWANDALLSVMKRMSKGKRLWQRTIGSTIIGEGIDTTLFCVIAFAGSMSTGLLLTVILSNYIFKVAIEIFATPVTYFACAKLKKVEGVDVIDQHHDYSPFSWSVGTPSTSSAKI, translated from the coding sequence ATGTCTCAACCGATTCATCAACCAACGTACCGGATGTTGCCCGCCATCACTGGATTCTTCGTCGCAATCCTGTTGATTTCCAATATCGCTTCCAGCAAGTTGGTACAGCTCGGATATTTCACTTTTGACGGTGGTACGATTCTGTTTCCGTTGTCGTACATCTTTGGCGATATCCTTACTGAAGTGTACGGGTTTCGGATAGCCCGCCGGACAATCTGGATTGGCCTTGCGGCACAATTACTCGCTGTGGTAACATTCGCATTTGTCGGGTCACTCCCTTACCCGAGTGAGTGGATGGCGCAAAGTTCGTATGATTCGATTCTCACAACAACCCTGCGTATCGTTGCAGCATCGATCATTGCATATCTGTTCGGTTCGTGGGCGAATGACGCGTTGCTTTCGGTGATGAAGCGTATGAGCAAGGGGAAGCGTCTCTGGCAGCGCACCATCGGTTCAACCATTATCGGCGAGGGAATCGACACCACGTTGTTTTGTGTGATCGCCTTTGCCGGTTCGATGAGCACCGGTCTACTGTTAACGGTTATTCTCTCGAATTACATTTTCAAGGTTGCGATTGAGATATTCGCCACCCCTGTAACATACTTTGCGTGTGCGAAGCTGAAAAAAGTCGAAGGAGTCGATGTCATCGATCAGCATCACGATTACTCACCGTTCTCCTGGTCAGTTGGAACACCGTCTACGAGTTCCGCGAAAATCTGA
- a CDS encoding C25 family cysteine peptidase, which produces MKRTFWLFGMLLTMLAFASAPPPASRYYSLQSGFDPNASHIAPQIEIASRSALEATFTIRIEGFTVSNRSNGVAIELGGASESQAPVGSPDITSLTVFLPFNSAVTASATASIVNARNIPVSTLGTSIARVVDPEFSVNATMSTQDQPQVVVGTPGVFRDFGVVPVTVYPVRQLADGSIEAVQELSIRVTANTIGEPLDKPILASWDNLYRTFFIGYDDFSIGRSRLWRPGTFLILRAANTNLDATFNAFANWKRLEGYNVIVRTVGTGTQWTTADQIKTVISSLYASEEIPLEYVLLQGDADRGSAQYQIPTYRFLATGSTDEYVCTDHTYVTLSGTDQWPEALIGRFSGSDIIQWTTYMRRTVLHQNDPHFRNHAADSVLCFAGNFSDAGAPPITPTMNSRWAADLLRSHGYYVEESYYPPTYPGDIPGLISQGKSYVFYRGWGDAGGPLYPRLRIGDISTVTGYFSAPFISIVCKTGAFGANAETVSGQCFGEAWCETGASPQATWRGGPGFFGASHLHTNTRYNNPMLGGFMQGWLEEGLDKFGLISLRSKLELYRSYPLEPDYTDAYFKYYNILGDPSLQFWVRHANDMTVQFPSTIDAGMSTVTVRALNALNSQPLSDRVVSVLVGNNLYQSVGTTNSSGYATLNMRANQGDSVKVSVRGGNYRPMTQHFICGAGAGAAFRVDSVRLSDGNNGRPEPGEEADLTVYIKNVSSASANSQATLASLAADRVVVVNNANAGATIAANGTGTLTFRIRVIATSNWNPFPMRLTFATGNRDFAMPTGFIFPIVESFSVLSGSLNPGQTATVRAVVKNEGSSAVPAGTINVSTFSNGLTITQQPAANGIIAPNAMANVDFQVRVSGTIIAGHVIPLRILFNNTNNQPYALAQFNLPCGTRAVRMPAGPDHYGYYAYEDIDTGYTARPTYQWTSIDPSEGGQGTLHWLDDDANFKLRLPFPVRFYGDIHADSITVCSNGWVSFENTWQIDFYNYPMPNAQGPSAMIAANWDDLKGIQTAGDPVTTDSVKVWHWFDNATGRLIFQWGRSFSRYGIEGENRVAQRFQVIIYRNQTGPNGDNDIDIMYQQASDVDVTNNYTTVGIMNWHHSDGLNVTYAKQPLPGCDTLRSNRAIRFTTRRPDSFLGANSPANELPKQIALSPAYPNPFNPITTAMLSLPSSQVVTAAVYDLTGREVARLYSGQLEAGNHELRWNAIGASSGVYFLRVQAGSYLQQQKLIYLR; this is translated from the coding sequence ATGAAACGTACGTTCTGGCTGTTTGGTATGTTGCTTACCATGCTTGCGTTTGCCAGCGCACCCCCCCCGGCATCCCGCTACTACTCCCTGCAAAGCGGTTTTGACCCGAATGCATCGCATATTGCGCCACAAATCGAGATCGCGAGCCGTAGCGCATTAGAGGCGACGTTTACCATACGAATCGAAGGATTTACCGTATCGAACCGAAGTAACGGTGTGGCGATTGAGCTGGGCGGTGCATCGGAATCGCAGGCTCCGGTCGGTTCGCCCGATATCACCAGTCTCACGGTATTTCTTCCGTTTAACTCCGCAGTGACAGCAAGTGCGACGGCATCAATCGTCAATGCTCGAAACATACCCGTTTCGACCCTCGGCACTTCGATTGCCCGGGTGGTCGATCCCGAATTTTCCGTGAATGCAACGATGTCTACCCAGGATCAACCACAAGTAGTGGTTGGTACACCGGGGGTGTTTCGCGATTTCGGCGTCGTTCCGGTAACGGTGTATCCGGTACGTCAGTTGGCGGATGGATCGATCGAGGCGGTACAGGAATTGAGTATTCGAGTTACCGCAAATACGATTGGTGAGCCACTCGACAAACCGATTCTCGCCTCATGGGATAACTTATATCGCACATTCTTCATAGGATACGACGATTTCTCAATCGGACGTTCGCGGTTGTGGCGACCCGGCACTTTTCTAATTCTTCGGGCAGCTAATACGAATTTAGACGCTACTTTCAATGCATTTGCCAATTGGAAGAGATTAGAAGGTTACAACGTCATCGTCCGTACCGTTGGCACTGGCACTCAATGGACAACAGCTGATCAAATCAAGACGGTTATTAGTTCACTATATGCCAGCGAAGAAATTCCATTAGAGTATGTGTTGTTACAAGGCGATGCCGACCGTGGCAGCGCTCAATACCAGATTCCAACCTATCGATTCTTAGCGACCGGTTCTACCGATGAATATGTATGTACCGATCATACCTATGTCACATTAAGCGGAACCGATCAATGGCCGGAAGCGTTGATTGGAAGGTTCTCAGGAAGCGACATTATTCAATGGACAACGTACATGCGGCGTACCGTTCTACATCAGAACGATCCGCATTTCCGTAATCATGCTGCCGATAGCGTGTTATGTTTCGCAGGTAACTTTTCCGATGCTGGTGCCCCACCGATTACTCCAACGATGAATTCACGGTGGGCAGCCGATTTGTTACGAAGTCACGGCTATTACGTCGAAGAAAGCTACTATCCACCGACCTATCCTGGCGACATTCCTGGTCTGATCAGCCAAGGTAAATCCTATGTGTTTTATCGGGGCTGGGGCGATGCGGGCGGACCGTTATATCCACGGTTACGGATTGGAGATATTTCTACAGTAACCGGCTATTTTTCAGCACCATTTATCTCGATCGTATGTAAAACTGGCGCATTCGGCGCGAACGCTGAAACGGTCAGCGGTCAGTGCTTTGGCGAAGCGTGGTGCGAAACCGGCGCTAGTCCGCAAGCGACTTGGCGCGGCGGCCCCGGATTCTTCGGCGCATCGCACCTTCACACCAATACCCGTTACAACAATCCAATGTTGGGCGGATTCATGCAAGGTTGGTTGGAGGAAGGTCTCGATAAATTTGGCCTTATTTCACTTCGTTCCAAGTTAGAGCTTTATCGTTCGTATCCGCTTGAGCCTGATTATACGGATGCCTACTTCAAGTATTACAATATTCTCGGCGACCCTTCTTTGCAGTTCTGGGTACGTCATGCCAATGATATGACTGTACAATTCCCGAGCACTATCGATGCTGGTATGTCGACGGTTACTGTTCGTGCGTTAAATGCATTGAATAGTCAACCGCTATCTGATCGAGTCGTTTCGGTTTTGGTGGGGAATAATCTTTATCAAAGTGTTGGAACTACGAATAGCAGCGGTTATGCAACGTTAAATATGCGTGCTAATCAAGGCGACTCAGTGAAAGTATCGGTACGCGGTGGTAACTATCGCCCAATGACACAGCACTTCATTTGTGGAGCAGGAGCTGGCGCAGCATTTCGGGTCGATTCCGTTCGACTGAGCGATGGCAACAACGGTCGTCCCGAGCCGGGAGAAGAAGCCGATCTGACTGTTTATATCAAGAATGTGAGTTCCGCCTCCGCCAACTCTCAGGCAACCTTAGCCTCGCTTGCAGCCGACCGGGTCGTTGTTGTGAACAATGCTAACGCCGGAGCGACGATTGCTGCGAACGGTACGGGAACTTTGACATTCCGGATTCGTGTAATCGCCACGAGCAATTGGAATCCTTTCCCGATGCGATTGACCTTTGCGACTGGTAATCGTGACTTTGCGATGCCAACCGGATTTATTTTCCCAATCGTTGAGAGTTTCTCGGTCTTATCCGGTTCGCTGAATCCGGGTCAAACGGCAACGGTGCGCGCGGTAGTCAAGAACGAAGGTTCTTCAGCAGTACCGGCAGGTACGATCAATGTTTCGACTTTCTCGAATGGGTTAACCATTACCCAGCAACCAGCGGCGAATGGAATCATCGCTCCCAATGCGATGGCTAATGTCGATTTCCAAGTGCGAGTATCGGGAACGATTATCGCTGGTCATGTGATTCCGTTGCGAATTCTCTTTAACAACACAAACAACCAACCTTACGCATTGGCGCAGTTTAATCTTCCCTGCGGTACCCGTGCCGTTCGGATGCCCGCCGGTCCCGATCATTACGGCTATTATGCTTACGAGGATATCGATACCGGTTACACTGCTCGCCCGACCTACCAGTGGACTTCCATTGACCCATCGGAAGGGGGTCAAGGTACACTTCATTGGCTCGATGACGATGCGAATTTCAAACTGAGACTACCTTTCCCGGTTCGATTCTATGGAGATATTCATGCCGATTCGATAACCGTATGCTCGAACGGCTGGGTTAGCTTTGAGAACACATGGCAAATCGACTTCTACAACTACCCGATGCCGAATGCACAGGGACCAAGTGCAATGATTGCCGCTAATTGGGACGATTTAAAAGGTATTCAGACAGCAGGTGACCCGGTTACTACCGACAGTGTAAAAGTCTGGCATTGGTTCGATAACGCTACGGGACGTTTGATATTCCAGTGGGGCCGTTCCTTCTCACGGTATGGTATCGAAGGTGAAAACCGGGTTGCACAGCGTTTTCAAGTGATTATCTATCGCAATCAAACCGGACCGAACGGCGACAACGATATCGATATTATGTATCAACAAGCATCGGATGTCGATGTTACCAACAACTATACGACTGTTGGTATCATGAACTGGCATCATTCCGATGGTTTGAATGTAACCTATGCGAAGCAGCCATTACCGGGTTGCGATACTTTGCGTTCCAACCGGGCGATTCGCTTTACAACTCGTCGTCCCGATTCGTTCTTGGGTGCGAATTCTCCGGCGAATGAACTGCCAAAGCAAATCGCATTATCTCCAGCGTATCCAAATCCGTTCAACCCGATAACTACCGCAATGTTGTCGTTGCCGAGTTCACAAGTAGTAACGGCTGCGGTGTACGATTTAACTGGTCGAGAAGTTGCGAGATTGTATTCGGGACAGTTAGAAGCCGGTAACCACGAACTACGGTGGAATGCCATTGGGGCTTCGAGTGGGGTTTATTTCCTGCGCGTCCAAGCTGGCAGCTATCTACAACAGCAGAAACTCATCTACTTGCGTTAA